In one window of Ovis aries strain OAR_USU_Benz2616 breed Rambouillet chromosome 5, ARS-UI_Ramb_v3.0, whole genome shotgun sequence DNA:
- the PRTN3 gene encoding myeloblastin: protein MPGSCRSPSPSLAPVLLAMLLGGAARAAEIVGGREAQPHSRPYMASLQLASGSHFCGGTLVHPSFVLTAAHCLNNLNPQRVSVVLGAHRLQTPEPTQQRLGISRLFENNYDPQEKLNDVLLLQLDQPATLNTHVAVAQLPQQAQPLPHGTQCLAMGWGRLGTLEPLPQVLQELNVTVVTFLCRPQNVCTYVPRRSAGICFGDSGGPLICDGVLHGVDSFVIRGCATGQYPDFFARVSLYVDWINSVLSSVRGKDSP, encoded by the exons ATGCCCGGAAGCTGCAGATCGCCTagcccctccctggccccagtGCTGCTGGCCATGCTGCTGGGTG GAGCAGCCCGGGCCGCGGAGATCGTGGGCGGGAGGGAAGCCCAGCCCCACTCGCGCCCCTACATGGCGTCGCTGCAGCTGGCTTCCGGCAGCCACTTCTGCGGGGGGACCCTGGTGCACCCGAGCTTCGTACTGACCGCCGCTCACTGCCTGAACAACTT GAACCCACAGCGCGTGAGCGTGGTGCTGGGGGCCCACCGCCTGCAGACCCCCGAGCCCACCCAGCAGAGGCTCGGCATCAGTCGCCTGTTTGAGAACAACTACGACCCGCAGGAGAAGCTGAATGACGTGCTCCTGCTGCAG CTGGACCAGCCAGCCACCCTCAACACCCATGTAGCGGTGGCTCAGCTCCCACAGCAGGCCCAGCCACTGCCCCATGGCACCCAGTGCCTGGCCATGGGCTGGGGCCGCCTGGGCACCCTCGAGCCACTGCCCCAGGTCCTACAGGAGCTCAATGTCACCGTGGTCACCTTCCTGTGCCGGCCACAGAACGTGTGCACCTACGTGCCCCGACGCAGCGCTGGCATCTGCTTC GGGGACTCCGGGGGCCCCTTAATCTGTGATGGGGTACTCCACGGCGTGGACTCCTTCGTGATCCGGGGATGTGCCACTGGCCAGTACCCCGATTTCTTTGCTCGTGTCTCCCTCTATGTGGACTGGATCAACTCCGTGCTGAGCAGCGTGAGGGGCAAGGACAGCCCCTGA